TAATACCTGGGAAAAAATATCTCTTACCCGAGTGCATTCAGCCAGCTACTGAAACCCGAACATACCCTTTTCATCACAGCCCGAGCTAGCCCTGCAGAAAGCACGAAAGGAGTGAAAACGCGAAGCAGCCTCTGCTCTAATAACAACCAGGTTTTGCAGGCATGTCGAGTCAGTGCTGTTGGTTTTGCTCGCTCGCTACAGCTCTCGTGCTCCACCCttccgtttttttttctttttttttttttcccagcttttgcAATCTGACTGAGGCGGGTGAAAGCAAGTTGGGGGAAAGGACATTCCCCCgaagaggagctggagaacaGTCCTCAAGCCCTGCCTGCGCTAGGTAAAGGACAGCCAGCCACGCCACTTGCTTTAGCCTAAAACCATCCCCTCAAACCCCGGCGATACACTGGTGGTTGAACCGATTTTCCAGGTAAGCCTTTCTTTTAAACCCCGAACCTTGGTAGCTGAGCGCTCCCTAACCAGGAAGTTAAATCTGTTTGAagacaaaacacagcagaaaatggtGTAACGGCCGAGCGGGGAACGCTCAGCCGCTCGGTGTAACAGATACGCTGGTTCATTTGCTCATTTATCAGCCCCCAGCAGCTCGGGCATTCGTGCCATCTGACTTATTTCAGATAACACCGCTGAAAGGGCTTTATAAACACCCGCACGAGACGGACAGGCAGTcagaaaaaccccacaccaaTGTTTTCCCTTTAAGTAAGTGTAACTCTACGTGTTTTGCCTGCTGTGGCAAAGTGAAAgtaagggagaaagaaagggaaaaccagCTCATTGCTGGCGATGCTGGTTTAAAGTTCACACAGCAAGAACTAAGTTTCTGCCCAGTTTCCAAAAGGGAATAGAGTTGTAGTTCTGGGGCATTGGGGAAAAGCCTGGGAATGAGCCAAAAGCCGAACAAAGAGAATCCCCCGAATAAAAACCTGATGCTCTTAGCCTCATGTGGGATCATTCAGGCCAGCTTGTTGGATGTTGAAGGCGTGGCAGTGCCCGTGATGAAATAGTTACAGATTTCTATCCTCaaggttttctctgtttctgccAGAATACTACACCAaatggaaatttttcattttcatcgcTTTGTTTATGTACTGGAAGCATCTTTCCAAAATTCCCATGCAATTTGGTGTGTGCCCGTTTTCATCAGATGATTGAGAATTTAATCCTGTTGGAACAATTGGACTTTTTCCTACAAGTTTTCCTTAAGAATCATACACAGGAACTTGAGAACATTTTGGGACCTCTTGGGTCAATAATCTGAGCAACGTTGCTCCGTACTCAGAGATGTCTGAAATTTAGCGGTGCCTGGGGAGGAATAACAAAAGTATTTGGCTACATCAAAATCCCTTTCTTGTTTCCTTACCAACAAGGGCTGGGAGGACTCGAGCTGCTTTCCACCCCTCTGCTCGTGAAGCACAGCCTCCCGCTGAGCCCTTCTGCTGCAGTTGGGATGGGGAGGGTGATGCCTGCTCCCTTACCCACCGGCAGCCACCCACCGCTGGGGAGACCATGAGTTGAAAGAGCAAATGAATCCCCAAAATGATGTCAGAAAATGTGAGGCCCCCTGAAAACTTGTAGTTTTGACCCAAACCTTggtttcctcctgctgctgatgTAGGGCTGTGATTAGCAGAGCCGGGGAGCTAAACCGTGCTGCAGGGAGGTGGATCACAGCAGATGCAGCAAAAAACCTCCCACAGCCTTTTCTGCcctaaaaaaacccttctgtgcTCCAGGTCACGTCTGCTACTTCCaacacagagagcaggagcaggtGAGACCAGCTCGTGCCAGGCTGCCTAAATAATGAAGGAAATACCATGGCagggcagatttttttcaaatttggttGCAGAAGAGGCTCTGGATTGCTCTGCAAGAGTGGGAaggtttgttttctgcttctgctttgctgagTCAAACCATGAGTAAAGCAGTTCAGATCTGGGGAGTCTCAGTTCCTATAATTTCTAGCGGGGAAACAGTGCTGctactgtttttgttccttcctACGGAGATTTGTAGCTTTGCTGGGCAGGAACTCTCTACTGAAATGTGCTTAGCACAGCTGGAGCCTCTTGTCACAGCTGTAAAAGAAACAATTAGAAATAACATTTGTGCTCATCAGCATTGTCCCATTGGCTTCCCTCAGTGCTAATACTCACACTCAGCTGCCTTTGATAGGGCCATCAGTCAAATCCCGCTCCTCTTCTGAGCAGGCTGCCCATGCTGATGAGCGCCCCGCTATAAGGGATGGGGAAGATCCCTCTGTCACTTCTGACACAacccattatttttttcccaccctTCTCTCAGAGGCAGCATGGACATCCAGGAGTATTTCACCAGAATTTCTTACCGGGGCTCCTGCGATAAGCCGGACCTGCCCACCTTGACAGATATATTCCAGCACCACATCCGAGCGGTCCCTTTTGAAAACCTCAGCATCCACTGCGGGGAGAGCATCGAGCTGGACCTGGAAGCCACTTACAACAAGATAGTGAGGAAGAAACGCGGGGGCTGGTGCATGGAAAACAACCACCTTTTATCTTGGGTCCTGAAAACCCTCGGCTACAACGTCACCTTTCTGGGATCAAAAGTTTATGTCCCAGAGTATGATGCATATCCAGAAGAAATCAATCATCTGCTGCTAAAAGTGGAGCTTGATGGCAAATCTTACATTGTGGATGGCGGGTTTGGGAGGGCTTACCAGATGTGGCAGCCAATGGAGCTGATTTCGGGGACAGACCAGCCACAGACCCCTGGGATCTTTCGGTTCCTGGAGGAGAATGGGGTCTGGTACCTCGAGAAGGTGAAAAGGAAGCAGTGGATTCCCAACCAAAGCGTCTCCACTTCCCATAACGTGGAAAAAAATCCGTGCCATCGGATTTATCTCTTCACCCTTCAGCCACGAGACATCGAAGACTTCAGAGCCTGCAACGCCCACCTGCAGACAGCGCCGGACTCGTTGTTTGTGATAAAGTCTATCTGCAGCCTGCAGACCATGGATGGTGTCTGGGCTCTGCTGGGGTGGGAACTCACCGAGATAAAGTACAATTATAAGGATAATATGGATCTGGTCGAAATCAGAATCCTTGCAgatgaagaaatggagaaaacactgaaagagaAATTCAATATAACACTAGACAAGAAATTTGTACCTGTCAATAGAAGCAGATTGTCTCTGCGTTAGCTCCCTGCCTGAATTATAATTCAATCCAGTGGCATTACATGCAATCCTTCCCCCTATTTCTGACAAGCGTCTAACGGTTAAGCTTTCTCTTTCCACCTACACCAGTGCAAGGCAGAACATCTTAGCATGAATctggaaaagaaattgattttcagAACTGCTCCTGCATCTCTTTTTGGTTTGGGTACGACGAATTTCTTCCTAGCTCAATCAAATCACTCCCCTTCTGTTTGTGCTTAGCTGGAAGCAGGCTCTGCCCATTCCCTATTCCTTTCATCtcttaaaagcttttccaaatacaCCCGGAGTAGCAGGGCAGAGCGATGGAGCTGTAGGTCTCTTTCTTTATTACTTTGCGCTGCCACCTGGGGAAAATCATACCCACCTCTTAAATGAATACCATATTATTTTTGGAATCTAATAGCCAAAAAAACAAAGCCATCCAGTGCCGAGTTTGCTACAGTTAAGCCATAAGCCTGTCCTTTTTGCCTCTCACGCGGCAGTCGGACAGTCCCACGCCTGTACCGCACTGTGCTCATCCTTACGGACGGGCATGACGATGAGAAATATTAGCGGACAATTCTGTGTTGCTTCAGACTTTACACGACCCCTGTTCTCTCAGTGACATAACcaaaaagcagtatttgtttGAACTGAAAGCATCTCCCACGCGTTTTTTTGCCCCGTTTTCCCAGAGTCAAACACCTCTATAGGTGCTTGGCTGCATCTGTGCAATAGTCCCTTATAGCGCATGAGGCTCCCCCATCCTAtaggaaaatgaaatgttaatgaCTGACCCTGTAGTGgattgcagaagaaaaaggggCTTCTTATAGTGCGGACCAGCAGCTTGTAACAGAGATGTTCTGCTGGAGGGTACCGCTGTCCCTGCCAGGCAGAAAAGGCAGCCTGGACCTTTAAGAGCAGCAGTTCCCAGTACAACTCTTCCTGGGAACTTTGGAGCAAACCAGGGCGGAAAGCCTGAGCTCGCTGGCTGAGAGGTAAGTGCCCGAGTGTCTGATCTTTAACTTCATCCTGCAGCTGTGGGTCAGCCTCTTTGGAAAAGCCCACCCCTGTGTGTCCGCATACCATGTGCTTAGCACTGTAAGCACATCAGCAAAGTATAAATTACTTTATATAAATCAGCAACCCCACAGCCGACAGCGTGCGTTGCATTGCAAGGACGTTGTCCCAGTACAAAGATCAAGTGCTCGAGACTTAAACTAACCCCCACATGCTGAGCCAGTGTACGAAAAATCCAGCTCCTGACTCGCAGCGTAGcttaaaatcaaacaaatggTAGAGGCACGTGCAAGAGGATCCAACCTTGGAAGCCTCTCCTGAATTTTAGCAGAGAAGACTCGCTTGGGCCCCTCCTGGTCAGAGAGGTTCAGCTCGACACCGTCACAGGGAAAAGATGTTTCTATCTGGTATGCAAAATGGCTAAAGTGGGAGTAGAAAGAAAAACGAGGGAGAGGACCACAGGATGAGCTTGCCAGCGTACACGTGCTGTTGGGGAGGGAATGGCTTTCTACAGCCAGCGTTTCCAAGGAGATCCTGCCAGAGATGAGTGCCCTTGTCCTaaaaaagggatggaaaaaaCCATAAAATGCAGTATCAAAGACACATTACTGTTTTTTCATGTAGCCTCTTTGGGTCCtttgaagtgaaaatatttatttcttattcccTTATTGGGATAGTCCTCTATTTTGTTATATTTGCTCGTGTTTTTGCATCAGCCACTCTGAATCCTGGTACCAGCGCAGATCAGGAGCAACACAACAAAGTCAAGTGAGTTGTGCCGCTGGCATGAAAATTGTGGTTAAAGTCTAGAGGTTAGGTCATCTGACATGCTGacctgcaggggcagggggattTCCACCTCTGTATTTGAGGGGGGATTTTCCAAAGCTCCCAGCGCTCGCTTGAGTGCTGGCATGGACATCGGGTCAAACTGCCGGTCACTCCCAGGGGAGAGTTGGACCAAAGCCGAGAACAGGCGCTGGAAGATAATCTCTCCCATCTCCTCTGCGTCAAATGATTTTTGGAAAATCCTCCCAGGGAATGTGCAACCCATTTCAAGGAGCAGGAAATGCTCCGACTTTTTGGAAATTAATACAGTCCTTAGCAGATTGTGAATGGTTCTGGAAAACAAATATCCTTGCGTGGCAAAAAGCCAAATCAAATCTAAATTAAAGGGACAAGAAATCCTTGCAGCTCCCAGATGAGTCGGTGGGTTAGAAGGGTTATAGGGAACCTTTTGCATCTTGGCCACACAGCCAGTACCAATGACAGTCTCTTTCTGCTAATGAGAGGGAAAGGGATCAGAGCCATGAAGACACAAAATATACCCAATTATTGAGCTGAAACTAAGGCCTTGGTTTGTAAAAGACggtaaaagaaaccaaaagccGATGAATACGCCTTGAATGTATTCTTAGTAATTACCAATTCCTCTGACCCTTAGGTTAGAAAAATTAGCAGTTCCTTCCTTCAACAGCCAGGGTCAAGGCTCTGTCTGAACTCCACAGGGAAACTAAAGAGATTAAGAACACAACAACCCACTTCACATGGCAGCCTGTCTAAAACGGTGACACGCTGAGGTGTTAATCCCAGTTAGTTGAAGCTGTGACTGTAAAACCTTCCAGTTAAATGACCTGTGGGATAAACAAAGAATTGCTTACCTGTTAGGGCAAAAGAAACAGTAGGGAACTGCTGTGACTTTCATGCCGGTATGGTCTGGCAACTTTTCTGCAAACCTgttgttttatacattttttatacattttttatacattttttgttACATGGGACCCTCAGTCCGGGGCCAGAGATTCTGTTGTGCCACGCCGTGTCTTCCCATAGGAAAGACACCCACCTGGGTTGAAGGCAACTCTGAGAGAGGGAAAGCA
This Calonectris borealis chromosome 12, bCalBor7.hap1.2, whole genome shotgun sequence DNA region includes the following protein-coding sequences:
- the LOC142087349 gene encoding arylamine N-acetyltransferase, pineal gland isozyme NAT-3-like, with the protein product MDIQEYFTRISYRGSCDKPDLPTLTDIFQHHIRAVPFENLSIHCGESIELDLEATYNKIVRKKRGGWCMENNHLLSWVLKTLGYNVTFLGSKVYVPEYDAYPEEINHLLLKVELDGKSYIVDGGFGRAYQMWQPMELISGTDQPQTPGIFRFLEENGVWYLEKVKRKQWIPNQSVSTSHNVEKNPCHRIYLFTLQPRDIEDFRACNAHLQTAPDSLFVIKSICSLQTMDGVWALLGWELTEIKYNYKDNMDLVEIRILADEEMEKTLKEKFNITLDKKFVPVNRSRLSLR